In the genome of Pseudomonas sp. P5_109, one region contains:
- a CDS encoding Crp/Fnr family transcriptional regulator, with amino-acid sequence MFAVPKPQQNYLLAALPAQALERLLPHLEPVELPLGKVLYESGGALRHVYFPTDAIVSLLYVMENGASAEISVVGNEGLIGVAVFMGGESTPSRAVVQSAGHALRLPGQQLKDEFNRHEEMLLLMLRYTQALITQMAQTAVCNRHHSIDQQLCRWLLLSLDRLQGNELTMTQELIANMLGVRREGVTDAAGKLQRLGVIEYSRGHIKILDRARLEALSCECYAVVRRETERLLPYFPLRRDS; translated from the coding sequence ATGTTTGCTGTACCCAAGCCACAACAGAACTACCTCCTGGCGGCGCTTCCCGCGCAAGCGCTGGAGCGTCTGCTACCCCACCTCGAACCGGTCGAACTGCCACTTGGCAAAGTGCTCTATGAGTCCGGTGGCGCTCTACGGCATGTCTACTTCCCCACCGACGCGATCGTGTCGCTGTTATATGTGATGGAGAACGGCGCCTCGGCCGAGATTTCAGTTGTCGGCAATGAAGGCTTGATCGGTGTTGCAGTGTTCATGGGCGGTGAAAGCACGCCGAGTCGGGCCGTTGTGCAAAGTGCCGGGCATGCTTTGCGGTTACCCGGCCAGCAGCTCAAGGACGAGTTCAACCGCCATGAAGAGATGCTTCTGCTCATGCTGCGCTACACCCAGGCACTGATCACGCAAATGGCCCAGACGGCGGTGTGCAACCGCCACCACTCCATCGACCAGCAACTGTGCCGCTGGTTGCTGTTGTCGCTCGATCGCCTGCAAGGCAATGAACTGACCATGACCCAGGAATTGATCGCCAACATGCTGGGTGTACGCCGGGAAGGCGTGACCGACGCCGCCGGCAAGCTACAGCGCCTGGGTGTTATCGAATACAGTCGGGGACACATCAAGATCCTCGACAGGGCTCGGCTGGAGGCGCTGAGTTGCGAATGCTACGCCGTGGTCAGAAGAGAGACCGAACGATTGCTGCCTTACTTTCCATTGCGACGTGACTCATGA
- a CDS encoding adenylate kinase: MRIYITGASCAGVTTLGQNVATLLGVRQVDVDDYFWMPTNPPFTTKRPPGERVSLIQQKFGDDDWVLTGSCMAWGEALITQVDLIVFVVTPTPVRLERLAAREKERFGDRIAPGGDMHEIHVAFREWASQYDDANFSGRNRAWHEAWLSEQTAPVLRIAGMNSAEKMAADVIHALSQVAP, from the coding sequence TTGCGGATTTACATTACAGGTGCTTCGTGTGCGGGCGTGACTACTTTGGGTCAAAACGTCGCAACTCTGCTTGGTGTACGACAGGTCGATGTCGATGATTATTTCTGGATGCCCACTAACCCTCCTTTTACGACCAAGCGACCTCCCGGTGAGCGCGTTTCATTGATCCAGCAAAAGTTCGGTGACGACGATTGGGTGCTGACCGGTTCTTGTATGGCCTGGGGAGAAGCGCTGATTACTCAGGTCGATCTGATTGTGTTCGTTGTAACGCCAACGCCCGTTCGCCTTGAACGGCTGGCCGCACGTGAAAAGGAGCGCTTTGGAGATCGGATAGCACCGGGTGGTGACATGCATGAGATACATGTGGCCTTTCGGGAATGGGCTTCGCAGTATGACGATGCGAACTTTTCAGGACGCAACCGGGCGTGGCACGAGGCGTGGCTATCAGAGCAAACCGCTCCGGTCTTACGGATTGCCGGGATGAACAGCGCTGAAAAGATGGCTGCGGATGTCATTCATGCTTTGTCGCAAGTAGCGCCATAG
- a CDS encoding FadR/GntR family transcriptional regulator — MPMPIPDKSSCNTDALGVLKDSAKGTLSDQVTAALKAFIASGEALPGDRLPTEPVLSERFGVSRTVIREAISRLKSAGLVEVRQGSGTVVSEGAHIKAFTIDLDVGGSIEAVLRVTELRRGIEGEAAALAAQRHSPAQLEAIHQALKAIDAAELASRDGVEEDLAFHHSISRATGNPLYPSLHEFIAQYIKEAIRITRSNEERRRDLAKTVRAEHFAVYAAIAARDPEGARHAALNHINNAVERLKSADPSFWQNPGARKS, encoded by the coding sequence ATGCCTATGCCCATTCCTGACAAATCTTCCTGTAACACCGATGCGCTGGGTGTCCTGAAAGACTCCGCCAAGGGCACGCTGTCCGATCAGGTGACGGCGGCCCTCAAGGCCTTTATCGCCAGCGGCGAAGCGCTGCCGGGCGATCGCCTGCCCACCGAACCCGTGCTCTCGGAGCGTTTCGGGGTCAGCCGGACTGTCATCCGCGAGGCGATCTCGCGCCTCAAGTCAGCCGGCCTGGTCGAAGTCCGCCAGGGCAGCGGTACCGTGGTCAGCGAAGGTGCGCACATCAAGGCGTTCACGATTGATCTGGATGTCGGCGGGTCGATCGAGGCGGTCTTGAGGGTCACCGAACTGCGCCGCGGCATCGAAGGCGAGGCGGCGGCACTGGCGGCCCAGCGGCATTCACCGGCGCAGCTGGAAGCCATCCACCAGGCACTGAAGGCCATTGATGCCGCCGAGCTGGCGAGTCGCGACGGGGTGGAGGAAGACCTCGCGTTCCATCACTCGATTTCCCGGGCGACGGGCAATCCGCTGTACCCGTCGTTGCACGAATTCATCGCGCAATACATCAAGGAGGCGATCCGCATCACGCGCTCCAACGAGGAGCGCCGCCGGGATCTGGCCAAGACCGTGCGGGCCGAGCACTTTGCCGTGTACGCGGCCATCGCCGCACGTGACCCCGAAGGCGCGCGCCATGCGGCGCTCAACCATATCAATAATGCTGTCGAGCGGCTCAAGAGTGCCGACCCCTCGTTCTGGCAGAACCCGGGGGCGAGAAAGTCCTAG
- a CDS encoding MFS transporter, translated as MTESVIQTGAAVPADRFEDLAYRKVAWRILPLLLLCYLVAYLDRVNVGFAKLQMSDDLQFSEAVYGLGAGIFFIAYFLVEIPSNLILHRVGARLWIARIMITWGIISSAMALVNTPMSFYIMRFLLGIAEAGFYPGVILYLSYWFPTHRRGKMYALFATAVPLSGLIGAPLSGWIMSAFNGAHGFAGWQWLFFLEGLPSIAVGILVIFCLSDRISSAGWLTREEKTLLQTRIDAETAGHQKHSLKEVFLQPRIWLLTAIYFCMIAGFYTVGFWLPTLIRQAGVSDVLQVGMLTAIPYAAAAMTMILVSRSADRLRERRWHLALTAVLGGIGLFISATWSDNFTVSMIGLTLGSMGAMSTLPLFWSLPTAFLGGTAAAAGIALINSWGNLAGFVSPYLMGFLKDATHSTTIGMYVMASALFLGALLVFRIPGKLVNR; from the coding sequence ATGACTGAATCAGTGATTCAAACCGGTGCCGCCGTGCCCGCCGATCGCTTCGAGGATCTGGCGTACCGCAAAGTGGCGTGGCGTATCCTGCCGCTGTTGTTGCTGTGCTACCTGGTCGCCTATCTGGACCGGGTGAACGTCGGTTTCGCCAAGTTGCAGATGTCCGACGATCTACAGTTTTCCGAAGCGGTCTACGGCCTTGGCGCAGGGATTTTCTTCATTGCCTACTTCCTCGTGGAAATTCCCAGCAACCTGATCCTGCATCGTGTCGGCGCGCGGTTGTGGATCGCACGCATCATGATCACCTGGGGCATCATCTCCTCGGCCATGGCACTGGTGAATACGCCAATGTCCTTCTACATCATGCGCTTCCTGCTGGGGATCGCCGAGGCCGGGTTCTACCCGGGTGTCATCCTCTATCTGTCCTACTGGTTCCCGACCCACCGCCGCGGCAAGATGTACGCCCTGTTCGCCACCGCCGTGCCGCTGTCCGGGCTGATCGGCGCGCCCTTGTCCGGCTGGATCATGAGCGCCTTCAACGGTGCCCACGGGTTTGCCGGCTGGCAATGGCTGTTCTTTCTCGAAGGACTGCCCTCGATCGCCGTCGGTATCCTGGTGATTTTCTGCCTCAGCGACCGCATCTCCAGTGCCGGCTGGCTGACCCGGGAAGAGAAGACCCTGCTGCAGACGCGCATCGACGCGGAAACTGCCGGCCACCAGAAACACAGCCTCAAAGAGGTGTTCCTGCAACCGCGCATCTGGCTGCTGACGGCCATCTACTTCTGCATGATCGCCGGCTTCTACACCGTCGGTTTCTGGTTGCCGACCCTTATCCGCCAGGCCGGCGTCAGCGATGTCCTGCAGGTCGGCATGCTCACCGCCATCCCTTACGCCGCAGCAGCCATGACCATGATCCTGGTATCGCGCAGCGCCGACCGGTTGCGCGAACGGCGCTGGCACCTGGCGCTGACCGCCGTGCTCGGCGGTATCGGCCTGTTCATCTCCGCCACCTGGAGCGACAACTTCACGGTTTCGATGATCGGCCTGACCCTGGGTTCGATGGGGGCCATGAGCACCCTGCCACTGTTCTGGAGCCTGCCGACTGCCTTCCTCGGCGGCACGGCGGCGGCAGCCGGCATTGCCCTGATCAACTCCTGGGGCAACCTCGCAGGCTTCGTCTCGCCGTACCTGATGGGTTTCCTCAAGGACGCAACCCACAGCACCACGATCGGCATGTATGTGATGGCAAGTGCCTTGTTCCTCGGCGCCCTGCTGGTCTTCAGAATTCCCGGAAAACTCGTCAACCGCTGA
- the denD gene encoding D-erythronate dehydrogenase has protein sequence MNILVTGAAGFLGRRLIEALLLRGSLTDRTGESRPIGQIVAFDMVELTGIDDPRVKVVCGDIADPEVLERLIDASTDSIFHLAAVVSSQAEADFELGMRINFTATQNMLERVRTLGTCPKWVMTSSVAVFGGQLPERVRDDQVWAPQSSYGTQKAMNDLLLADYSRRAFVDGRSLRMPTIVVRPGKPNLAASSFASGIIREPLNGQPSVCPVPLDTRLWLMSPAQAIRNLIHGHELSAEQMTEGRVINMPGLSITVERMIDALRQTAGADVAGLIRMERNPAIERIVGSWPGAFCATYSRDLGFTADENFTDVIEQFINEYLPG, from the coding sequence ATGAATATTCTCGTGACCGGTGCAGCCGGCTTCCTTGGCCGCCGCCTGATCGAAGCGCTGTTGCTGCGTGGCTCGCTCACCGACCGTACTGGTGAGTCCCGGCCCATCGGGCAAATCGTCGCCTTCGACATGGTCGAACTCACAGGGATCGACGATCCCCGGGTCAAGGTGGTGTGTGGCGATATCGCCGACCCTGAAGTGCTGGAGCGCCTGATCGATGCCAGCACCGACAGCATCTTCCACCTGGCCGCAGTGGTTTCCAGCCAGGCTGAAGCCGACTTCGAACTGGGCATGCGCATCAACTTCACCGCGACCCAGAACATGCTCGAACGCGTTCGCACGCTCGGCACCTGCCCGAAATGGGTGATGACCAGTTCGGTTGCGGTGTTCGGCGGGCAGTTGCCGGAACGTGTCCGCGACGATCAGGTCTGGGCGCCGCAGAGTTCCTATGGCACGCAAAAAGCCATGAACGACCTGCTGCTCGCCGACTACAGCCGGCGTGCGTTCGTCGATGGCCGCAGCCTGCGCATGCCGACCATCGTGGTACGCCCGGGCAAGCCCAACCTGGCCGCTTCCAGCTTTGCCAGCGGGATCATCCGCGAACCGCTCAACGGCCAACCCAGCGTATGCCCGGTACCGCTCGATACCCGGCTCTGGCTGATGTCGCCAGCGCAGGCGATTCGCAACCTGATCCATGGCCATGAACTGTCCGCCGAGCAAATGACTGAAGGTCGGGTGATCAACATGCCGGGCCTGTCGATTACCGTCGAACGCATGATCGACGCCCTGCGCCAGACGGCAGGCGCGGACGTGGCTGGACTGATTCGCATGGAACGCAATCCGGCGATCGAGCGCATCGTCGGCTCCTGGCCAGGCGCATTCTGCGCCACCTACTCTCGGGACCTTGGCTTCACCGCGGATGAAAACTTCACCGATGTGATCGAGCAGTTCATCAATGAGTACCTGCCCGGCTAA
- the otnK gene encoding 3-oxo-tetronate kinase, translating to MSNAPARPLLGCIADDFTGATDLANMLVRGGMRTVQSIGIPAADVAGQLDADAIVIALKSRTVPAIDAVKESLEALRWLRERGCEQIFFKYCSTFDSTPAGNIGQVSEALLEALDSDFTLACPAFPENGRTVFRGHLFVQDQLLSESGMQHHPLTPMTDANLVRVLQAQTRGKVGLLRHDSVSGGVESIRARIARLRADGVRMAVADAVSDADLHVLGEACADLALLTGGSGLALGLPDNFRRAGKLRDLDAAHVPAVEGGEVVLAGSASQATNAQVATWLQAGRPAFRVDPLALAAGQPVIEEALAFVADHAQTVLIYATSTPDEVKAVQRELGAERAGHLVEQALGQIASRLRDTDVRRFVVAGGETSGAVVQALNIQLLQIGAQIDPGVPACVSMPGEPLALALKSGNFGGADFFDKALKQLALAGAPA from the coding sequence ATGTCGAATGCCCCTGCCCGGCCGCTGCTGGGCTGCATCGCCGACGATTTCACCGGTGCCACCGACCTTGCCAACATGCTGGTGCGCGGCGGCATGCGCACCGTCCAGAGCATCGGCATACCCGCTGCCGATGTCGCCGGCCAGCTCGACGCCGACGCTATCGTCATCGCCCTGAAGTCGCGGACCGTGCCGGCCATTGATGCCGTGAAGGAATCGCTCGAAGCGTTGCGCTGGCTGCGTGAGCGTGGCTGCGAACAGATTTTCTTCAAATACTGCTCGACCTTCGACTCTACCCCGGCCGGCAATATCGGCCAGGTCAGCGAAGCCTTGCTCGAGGCTCTGGACAGCGATTTCACCCTCGCCTGTCCGGCCTTCCCGGAAAACGGTCGCACGGTCTTTCGCGGGCATTTGTTCGTACAGGACCAATTGCTCAGCGAGTCGGGCATGCAGCATCACCCGCTGACGCCGATGACTGACGCCAACCTGGTTCGCGTGCTGCAAGCGCAGACCCGGGGCAAGGTCGGCCTGTTGCGCCATGACAGCGTGTCCGGGGGCGTCGAGAGCATTCGAGCGCGCATCGCCCGGCTTCGCGCCGACGGGGTCCGCATGGCCGTCGCCGATGCCGTGTCCGATGCCGATCTCCATGTGCTGGGCGAAGCCTGCGCCGACCTGGCGCTGCTCACCGGCGGTTCCGGACTGGCGCTGGGCTTGCCGGACAACTTTCGTCGAGCCGGCAAGTTGCGCGACCTGGACGCCGCCCACGTGCCTGCGGTCGAAGGCGGTGAAGTGGTGCTCGCCGGCAGCGCTTCGCAGGCCACCAATGCTCAGGTCGCGACCTGGCTGCAGGCAGGTCGCCCGGCCTTTCGTGTCGACCCGCTGGCCCTGGCGGCAGGACAACCGGTCATCGAAGAGGCCCTGGCCTTTGTCGCCGACCATGCGCAAACAGTGCTGATCTACGCCACCAGCACCCCGGATGAGGTCAAGGCGGTACAACGTGAATTGGGCGCCGAACGCGCCGGGCATCTGGTCGAGCAGGCCTTGGGCCAGATCGCCAGCAGGCTGCGCGACACAGATGTGCGGCGCTTCGTGGTCGCCGGGGGGGAAACCTCGGGGGCCGTGGTCCAGGCACTGAACATCCAACTGTTGCAGATCGGCGCACAAATCGACCCGGGGGTACCCGCTTGCGTCAGCATGCCCGGGGAACCGCTGGCCCTGGCCCTCAAGTCGGGCAATTTCGGTGGCGCGGACTTCTTCGACAAGGCCCTCAAGCAACTGGCACTGGCAGGAGCACCGGCATGA
- a CDS encoding aldolase, whose protein sequence is MSTGKNNENALREEICEVGASLYARGYTVGSAGNISARLEDGWLITPTDACLGRLDPAAIAKVSLAGEWVSGDKPSKTLALHRQVYDRNPGVGGVVHTHSTHLVALTLAGVWHEDDILPPLTPYQVMKVGHIPLIAYERPGSPKVAERVAQLANQVRGVMLERLGPVVWESSVSKASYALEELEETARLWLMSHPRPTPLHQAALDELHQAFGVQW, encoded by the coding sequence ATGAGCACCGGCAAGAACAACGAAAACGCCTTGCGTGAAGAGATCTGTGAGGTCGGCGCTTCCTTGTATGCCCGTGGCTACACGGTGGGCAGCGCCGGCAACATCAGCGCCCGGCTGGAGGATGGCTGGCTGATCACACCCACGGACGCGTGCCTGGGACGCCTCGACCCGGCCGCGATTGCCAAGGTCAGCCTGGCGGGGGAATGGGTCAGCGGCGACAAACCGTCAAAGACCCTGGCCCTGCACCGCCAGGTCTACGATCGCAACCCGGGGGTTGGCGGCGTGGTACACACCCACTCGACCCACCTGGTGGCATTGACGCTGGCCGGGGTCTGGCATGAGGATGACATCCTGCCGCCGCTGACCCCCTATCAGGTGATGAAGGTCGGGCACATCCCGCTGATCGCCTATGAGCGTCCCGGCTCACCGAAAGTGGCCGAACGTGTCGCGCAACTGGCCAACCAAGTGCGCGGCGTGATGCTTGAACGCCTGGGCCCGGTGGTCTGGGAAAGCTCGGTGTCCAAGGCCAGCTATGCCCTGGAAGAGCTGGAAGAAACCGCACGCCTGTGGCTGATGAGCCATCCACGACCGACCCCGTTGCACCAGGCGGCGCTGGATGAATTGCACCAGGCCTTTGGTGTCCAGTGGTAA
- the otnI gene encoding 2-oxo-tetronate isomerase: protein MPRFAANLSMLYPEHVFLDRFAAAAADGFQAVEYMFPYDYSAQQLKQRLDDNGLVQALFNAPPGNIAAGEKGTVSLPGREAEFRAGFDQALEYAAVLGNERIHVMAGLLANEADRARHQQTYLENLSHAATQAAKAGITVLLEPINTRDMPGFFLNHQHQAQAICKAVGQANLKVQFDVYHCQIVEGDVATKLRRDFAGIGHIQIAGVPDRHEPDLNNELNYPYLFELIDQLGYDGWVGCEYRPRGDTSEGLQWLRDWQARTL from the coding sequence ATGCCTCGTTTCGCTGCCAACCTCAGCATGCTCTACCCCGAACATGTTTTTCTCGACCGTTTCGCCGCAGCCGCCGCCGATGGTTTCCAGGCCGTGGAATACATGTTCCCCTACGACTACAGCGCGCAGCAATTGAAACAGCGGCTCGACGACAATGGCCTGGTCCAGGCCCTGTTCAACGCCCCGCCTGGCAATATCGCCGCAGGCGAAAAAGGCACCGTGTCCTTGCCAGGCCGTGAAGCGGAGTTTCGCGCAGGTTTCGACCAGGCCCTGGAATACGCGGCAGTACTGGGCAACGAGCGCATTCACGTCATGGCCGGGCTGCTGGCGAACGAAGCGGATCGCGCCCGGCACCAGCAAACCTACCTGGAAAACCTCAGCCACGCGGCGACACAAGCCGCCAAGGCTGGCATCACCGTCTTGCTGGAACCGATCAATACCCGCGACATGCCGGGGTTTTTCCTCAACCACCAGCACCAGGCCCAGGCCATCTGCAAAGCGGTCGGCCAGGCCAACCTCAAAGTCCAGTTCGACGTCTACCATTGCCAGATCGTCGAGGGCGACGTAGCGACGAAGCTGCGACGGGATTTCGCCGGCATCGGCCATATCCAGATCGCGGGCGTGCCGGATCGCCACGAACCGGACTTGAACAACGAGTTGAATTACCCCTACCTGTTCGAGCTGATCGATCAGTTGGGTTACGACGGCTGGGTGGGTTGCGAGTACAGGCCGCGCGGGGATACGTCCGAGGGGCTGCAGTGGCTGCGCGATTGGCAGGCGCGGACATTGTGA
- a CDS encoding HIT family protein, with translation MEIAPQFIIHETDHWIINHHLASALPGYLMLATKMHTSSLAELSSAALAELGVLLARTQQAIEQQLLPKRLYIGRFGHDPGWPIHFHFIPVYDWVEDLFWNDARYRQLETFAYAENALSSTDGAELTLFIWREFAENPTPPKTQGPSIGEVIQSLRSAFI, from the coding sequence ATGGAAATTGCCCCGCAGTTCATCATTCATGAAACCGACCACTGGATCATCAACCACCATCTGGCCAGCGCGCTTCCCGGCTATCTGATGTTAGCGACGAAAATGCACACTTCATCGCTGGCCGAACTATCGTCTGCTGCGCTTGCAGAACTGGGAGTCCTGCTCGCCAGGACTCAGCAGGCAATCGAACAGCAACTGCTGCCCAAGCGCCTCTACATCGGGCGCTTTGGTCATGATCCGGGCTGGCCCATCCACTTCCATTTCATACCGGTCTATGACTGGGTCGAAGACCTCTTCTGGAACGATGCCCGCTATCGGCAACTTGAAACCTTTGCCTATGCTGAAAACGCGCTCTCTTCAACTGACGGTGCAGAGCTGACGTTGTTTATCTGGCGAGAATTTGCTGAAAACCCAACACCACCAAAGACTCAAGGCCCCTCCATTGGCGAAGTGATCCAGAGCCTGCGTAGCGCATTCATTTGA
- the gfa gene encoding S-(hydroxymethyl)glutathione synthase produces the protein MSTLQLHPALDNGLQPAAANFTGGTLQCLCATDKVEVKIDAQTLHNHACGCSKCWKPQNATFAVIAVVPRDKVSVIAHGEKLAIVDESATIQRHACKQCHAHLFGRIENKDHAFYGLDFVHTELSPQRGWAAPGFAAFVSSIIETGTPPAQMKAIRERLRSIGLEPYDCLSPDLMDALATHVAKQKGLLPAA, from the coding sequence ATGAGCACCTTGCAACTTCACCCTGCACTGGACAACGGGCTCCAACCCGCCGCCGCGAATTTCACCGGTGGCACCCTGCAATGCCTGTGTGCGACCGACAAGGTCGAGGTCAAGATCGACGCACAAACCCTGCATAACCACGCCTGCGGCTGCAGCAAATGCTGGAAACCACAAAACGCCACATTCGCCGTCATCGCCGTGGTGCCTCGAGATAAGGTCAGCGTCATTGCCCACGGCGAAAAACTGGCGATTGTCGACGAATCCGCCACCATCCAGCGCCACGCCTGCAAGCAATGTCACGCCCATCTCTTTGGGCGCATCGAGAACAAGGACCATGCGTTTTATGGCCTGGACTTCGTCCATACCGAGCTTTCGCCACAGCGCGGATGGGCTGCGCCGGGATTCGCCGCGTTCGTGTCCTCCATCATCGAAACCGGCACACCGCCTGCGCAAATGAAGGCCATCCGCGAGCGCTTGCGCTCGATCGGCCTGGAACCCTACGACTGCCTGTCCCCGGACCTGATGGACGCACTGGCGACGCATGTCGCCAAACAGAAAGGCCTGCTCCCCGCCGCCTGA